From a single Haladaptatus caseinilyticus genomic region:
- a CDS encoding ABC transporter ATP-binding protein yields the protein MGTLRIDRLVKSFTTADSVNEVIAVDNLDITVEEGEFLVLLGPSGCGKSTTLRCIAGLETPTSGSIRLDKTDITDNSPQQRDMAMVFQDFALYPHMTAAENMSFGLKMTTDLSEEERTSRVHEAATIMDIEGILDKKPAQVSGGQKQRIALGRAIVRDPEVFLMDEPLSNLDAKLRAQMRTEIQRLHRKLGVTTIYVTHDQTEAMTMSDRIAVLNNGELQQIGTPDYVYHHPVNQFVAGFLGEPSMNFLAVQLSGTDGQYVLTDDDDAPTFAYPIDESIVQECDLTIGERLTVGVRPEDISVTDDEETNNHMQTAMLDVVEPMGSDDFLYLLVGHNSWTARVNEDLNLTEGEQIAYFFEESDLHLFADDGTTLKSAGLGEAAFHTGSDQEIVVESTQSVDLQA from the coding sequence ATGGGTACGCTTCGGATCGACCGGTTAGTCAAGTCGTTCACAACAGCGGATAGCGTCAACGAAGTCATCGCGGTTGATAACTTGGATATCACCGTCGAAGAGGGAGAGTTCCTGGTCTTGCTTGGCCCGAGTGGCTGTGGAAAGTCAACGACGCTTCGCTGCATTGCGGGCCTTGAAACACCAACGTCTGGCTCGATCAGACTCGACAAAACTGACATTACGGACAACTCGCCACAACAACGGGATATGGCGATGGTGTTCCAAGACTTCGCGCTCTATCCCCACATGACGGCTGCGGAAAACATGAGCTTCGGGCTGAAGATGACGACTGACCTCTCGGAAGAAGAACGCACCTCTCGCGTCCACGAGGCAGCAACGATCATGGACATCGAAGGTATTCTCGATAAAAAACCAGCCCAAGTATCCGGTGGGCAGAAACAACGAATTGCCCTTGGGCGTGCAATTGTTCGTGATCCGGAAGTGTTCTTGATGGACGAACCACTATCGAATCTTGACGCAAAACTTCGTGCCCAAATGCGAACCGAGATTCAACGTCTCCATCGGAAACTCGGTGTGACGACGATCTATGTCACGCACGACCAGACCGAGGCGATGACGATGTCCGATCGTATTGCGGTGTTGAATAACGGAGAGCTTCAGCAGATCGGAACGCCGGATTATGTCTACCATCATCCCGTAAATCAGTTCGTCGCCGGATTCCTCGGCGAACCATCGATGAACTTCCTCGCTGTTCAACTCAGCGGTACGGACGGCCAGTATGTCCTGACGGACGACGATGATGCACCCACATTTGCGTACCCGATCGACGAATCGATCGTCCAGGAATGTGATTTGACGATTGGTGAGAGGTTGACTGTTGGTGTGCGACCAGAAGACATCTCGGTGACGGACGATGAAGAAACGAACAATCATATGCAAACTGCGATGCTTGACGTGGTTGAGCCGATGGGGAGTGACGATTTCCTCTATCTTCTTGTCGGTCATAATTCGTGGACTGCCCGCGTGAATGAAGATCTGAATCTCACAGAAGGAGAGCAAATAGCCTACTTCTTCGAAGAATCAGATCTCCATCTCTTTGCGGACGATGGCACTACACTCAAATCTGCAGGACTCGGTGAGGCTGCCTTCCATACTGGTTCTGATCAAGAGATAGTTGTAGAGTCGACACAGTCTGTAGATTTACAGGCATAA
- a CDS encoding family 10 glycosylhydrolase, whose amino-acid sequence MSKGNTVDPWWNAQLLRAVTLYPWATMQPDVELKRLADNGVNTIFVVTKESDGRVFYDSEVAPNQVPGRDLLEELADAAAVHDINIVPTIFVLCDKYLLEQYPETVQVAKEGTEIRYPNVSAEHMHWACPNHDIVSEHLQAITNEIADYDVDGIQFTHFEFQPIVNGESSYLSCYCEKCQDRDEIQGVSDQSPAWIDRRCKQIDSLLRRLSDPFHDRPGFLINIELEAFSNLDTAIDDSRRILGIDQRDIAEYADMLTPRTAHIDLDMHPVWIREVVRSLRQQTNTPITPSIRTGRGERPFNRLDDDELVSAIQLALHGGACGVSLFSDGANIGRLTPDQWDTATKMFNEIDYFDREYGPASTR is encoded by the coding sequence ATGTCTAAAGGGAACACAGTCGATCCATGGTGGAACGCTCAGTTACTACGTGCAGTAACCCTCTATCCGTGGGCGACGATGCAACCCGACGTCGAACTGAAACGGCTCGCCGATAACGGTGTAAATACGATTTTCGTTGTTACGAAGGAAAGCGACGGTCGGGTATTCTATGATTCTGAGGTCGCACCAAACCAGGTTCCTGGTCGTGATTTACTCGAGGAGCTCGCCGACGCAGCAGCGGTACACGACATCAACATCGTTCCGACGATCTTCGTCCTTTGCGATAAGTACCTTCTCGAGCAATACCCTGAAACGGTTCAGGTAGCAAAGGAAGGAACGGAGATCAGATACCCGAATGTTTCGGCTGAGCACATGCACTGGGCGTGCCCGAATCACGACATCGTCTCGGAGCACCTGCAAGCAATTACCAACGAAATCGCTGACTACGATGTCGATGGAATCCAGTTCACTCATTTCGAATTCCAGCCAATCGTCAATGGAGAGTCCAGCTATCTGTCCTGCTACTGTGAGAAATGCCAAGACAGAGATGAGATACAGGGCGTGTCGGATCAATCCCCAGCGTGGATTGATCGACGGTGCAAACAGATCGATTCACTCCTCAGAAGGCTAAGTGACCCGTTCCACGACCGACCGGGTTTTCTCATCAATATCGAATTGGAGGCATTTTCCAACCTTGACACTGCTATCGATGACAGTCGGAGAATTCTCGGCATTGACCAACGTGATATTGCGGAATACGCTGATATGCTTACTCCGCGGACAGCACATATTGACCTCGATATGCATCCGGTATGGATCCGTGAAGTCGTCCGCTCGCTTCGCCAACAGACGAATACGCCGATTACACCATCGATTCGCACCGGACGAGGCGAACGGCCCTTCAATCGGTTGGATGACGACGAACTCGTCAGTGCGATTCAACTCGCGCTACATGGCGGCGCTTGCGGAGTTTCGCTTTTCTCCGATGGGGCGAATATCGGTCGATTGACCCCAGACCAGTGGGACACTGCGACGAAGATGTTCAATGAAATCGATTATTTCGATCGAGAATATGGCCCAGCGAGCACTCGGTAA
- a CDS encoding ArsR/SmtB family transcription factor: MNNSRFTRQVPNARSHPRPQRTLEPEESEILSVATAMGSETRWKIIRALSTETRTIHELTELVDLSKGTVSVHVKQLEEAGLAASRFNVSDNGGVEKEISLAVDEITVDLRDI; the protein is encoded by the coding sequence ATGAACAATTCACGTTTCACTCGGCAAGTCCCTAATGCACGGTCTCACCCTCGCCCCCAACGGACACTTGAGCCAGAGGAGTCCGAAATTCTCTCCGTTGCGACAGCGATGGGTTCCGAGACACGATGGAAGATAATCAGAGCACTATCGACAGAGACACGAACGATTCACGAACTTACCGAACTCGTCGACTTATCGAAGGGGACTGTTTCGGTTCACGTAAAGCAACTCGAAGAGGCCGGACTCGCCGCATCACGGTTCAATGTGAGCGACAACGGTGGCGTCGAGAAAGAAATTTCACTCGCGGTTGACGAAATCACCGTCGATTTGCGCGATATCTAA
- a CDS encoding carbohydrate ABC transporter permease: protein MSIETDDSGVFGDGQERLSELSGKKVLVYVALTIGVILPVFPFALMVSMSFKPASEIYSLQVIPSTFTLENYRFLLENVPIVRQLINSIIVTGAVVVSVVITSCIVAYSLAKLDWYGRGVTYNFILATMMIPGILLLIPQFVIIVELGWVNTYQAMIAPFAISSFGIFLLTQFFKQFPDSLIDAARMDGCNELDIVFRIVLPNSMPAIATVAIFTFMNRWNQMLWDLIVIKNESMYTLPVSITLFAKTGLYGNSMGPLMAGATLLALPTILLFLLLRRYFIKGVTMSGLKV, encoded by the coding sequence ATGAGCATCGAAACCGACGATTCGGGTGTGTTCGGCGACGGTCAAGAACGACTGTCCGAGCTTTCGGGGAAGAAGGTGCTCGTATACGTAGCATTGACGATCGGTGTGATTCTCCCAGTGTTTCCGTTCGCACTGATGGTTTCAATGTCATTCAAACCAGCAAGTGAGATCTACTCGTTGCAGGTGATCCCATCGACATTCACGTTGGAAAACTACCGATTCCTTCTCGAAAATGTCCCGATTGTACGTCAGTTGATCAATAGCATTATCGTCACCGGCGCTGTGGTCGTCTCGGTGGTCATCACGTCGTGCATTGTCGCCTACTCCCTCGCGAAACTAGACTGGTATGGACGTGGTGTAACTTACAACTTCATCCTCGCGACAATGATGATTCCCGGAATCCTGCTGTTGATTCCTCAATTCGTCATTATCGTCGAACTTGGATGGGTTAACACGTATCAGGCGATGATCGCCCCCTTCGCGATCAGTTCGTTCGGCATTTTCCTTCTGACCCAATTCTTCAAACAATTCCCTGACAGCCTCATCGATGCCGCACGGATGGACGGGTGTAACGAACTCGATATCGTCTTTCGTATCGTTTTGCCCAATTCGATGCCCGCTATCGCGACGGTCGCGATTTTTACCTTCATGAACCGCTGGAACCAGATGCTCTGGGATCTCATCGTGATCAAAAATGAAAGCATGTACACGCTGCCGGTGAGTATCACCCTGTTCGCCAAGACAGGCCTCTATGGTAACAGCATGGGGCCGTTGATGGCCGGTGCAACACTCCTCGCGCTCCCAACGATACTGCTGTTTCTACTGTTGCGGCGGTATTTCATCAAGGGAGTCACCATGTCCGGACTTAAAGTATAG
- a CDS encoding carbohydrate ABC transporter permease, whose product MPDATTESGARKADTSATKSGLRQRIAHLPLLGTATKRLGNHDDNLMGWALIVPWFLWASVFLIFPFLFALYLSFHEWSIISPETVFVGINQYVQLLTSDLFWQLLRNTLYFFVVNVPTQIVLALGVAVLLDRIVRGRALYMAGYFVPYVTSGVVVAVVFKWIYAPDGYINQMLAVAGTEINFLGSTTWAMPAIAMMVSWKFIGYYAIIFLANLQSLPETIYESASLDGASEWQQFRHITLPLLNPSILVVVILSTITAFQIFTEPFIMTGGGPNGATKTFVLVIYRNAFSYLEMGYASTIGVVLAAMIFVISYVERNYVDQEVSM is encoded by the coding sequence ATGCCAGACGCGACAACCGAATCAGGAGCACGAAAAGCGGACACATCGGCCACGAAAAGTGGACTTCGCCAACGAATAGCACATTTGCCCCTTCTCGGAACTGCAACCAAACGCCTCGGGAATCACGACGACAACCTAATGGGATGGGCTCTTATCGTACCATGGTTTCTTTGGGCGTCGGTATTTCTGATCTTCCCATTCCTGTTCGCACTCTACTTGAGTTTTCACGAATGGTCCATTATCAGCCCCGAGACGGTGTTCGTCGGGATCAACCAGTACGTACAGTTACTGACGAGTGACCTCTTCTGGCAGCTTCTCAGAAACACGTTGTACTTCTTCGTCGTAAACGTCCCGACACAGATAGTGCTTGCTCTCGGCGTAGCGGTGTTGCTGGATCGGATCGTCCGTGGACGGGCACTTTATATGGCGGGATATTTTGTCCCATATGTCACAAGTGGCGTCGTCGTAGCCGTCGTCTTCAAGTGGATTTACGCGCCCGACGGATACATCAATCAGATGCTCGCTGTTGCGGGAACGGAGATCAACTTTCTGGGTAGTACCACGTGGGCAATGCCAGCTATCGCGATGATGGTATCCTGGAAGTTCATCGGCTACTACGCGATCATCTTTCTTGCGAATCTGCAATCACTCCCGGAAACGATCTATGAATCGGCATCGCTCGATGGGGCCAGCGAGTGGCAACAGTTCCGCCACATTACCCTCCCGCTGTTGAATCCGAGTATTCTAGTCGTTGTGATCCTCTCGACGATTACCGCATTCCAGATTTTCACCGAGCCGTTCATCATGACAGGTGGTGGGCCGAACGGCGCAACGAAAACGTTCGTTCTCGTCATCTACCGAAATGCCTTCTCGTATCTCGAAATGGGCTATGCGAGTACGATCGGTGTCGTACTTGCGGCGATGATCTTCGTCATCAGCTACGTCGAACGTAACTATGTCGATCAGGAGGTGTCGATGTAA